A DNA window from bacterium contains the following coding sequences:
- a CDS encoding RlmE family RNA methyltransferase produces MTHYDRKDKFYQMAKEEGYPSRAAYKLIELNKKYRILKTGNSIIDLGCAPGGWLKVLNDAPLFKVQGVVKVVGVDYAPITFTPRQEVAYIQGDFTKKEVREQTLKTLGGKAHWVISDMAPKLTGIKFKDMADSYELVRIALDFAFLALQKGGGFICKIFPGPDAVEIIRDMKRNFERFTQVNLDSTRKTSDETYLVTQGFKGRKD; encoded by the coding sequence ATGACGCACTACGACAGAAAAGATAAGTTTTATCAAATGGCTAAAGAAGAGGGGTATCCTTCAAGAGCTGCTTATAAATTGATAGAACTCAATAAAAAATATCGCATTTTAAAGACGGGAAATAGCATCATCGATTTAGGTTGTGCTCCGGGTGGGTGGCTTAAAGTACTCAATGATGCTCCCTTATTTAAGGTTCAGGGGGTTGTGAAAGTGGTGGGGGTAGACTATGCACCTATTACTTTTACTCCAAGGCAAGAAGTGGCTTATATACAAGGGGATTTTACTAAGAAAGAAGTGCGAGAACAGACTCTTAAAACCCTGGGCGGGAAGGCTCATTGGGTGATAAGCGACATGGCACCCAAGCTTACCGGCATTAAATTTAAGGATATGGCCGACTCGTACGAGCTGGTGCGCATTGCTTTGGACTTTGCTTTTTTAGCCTTACAAAAAGGGGGAGGTTTTATCTGTAAAATCTTCCCCGGACCCGATGCGGTTGAGATTATTAGGGATATGAAACGCAATTTTGAGCGCTTTACCCAAGTCAATTTAGATAGTACCCGTAAAACCTCCGATGAAACCTACCTGGTAACCCAAGGTTTTAAAGGGCGCAAAGATTAA